Proteins encoded together in one Rhodospirillaceae bacterium window:
- a CDS encoding phage portal protein, which translates to MKTQLVQVDGVTPLRRIEASTSYGAASRSSQELAGWNPMAVSADAAFLPERDIIVARVRDLVRNDGWAAGSVRRELDNVVGAELRLSAKPDWRALGLTAEWASEFAGQVEALWRLYTDDPRFMCDATRHDTMGGLFGQAYRHYVVDGEALAVLLWLPNRGGRYATAVQIIDPDRLSNPSDRMDSDRMRSGVEIDQYGASVAYHIRKQHPFDLPMAGIGTYEWERVPRETEHGRPIVIHFYDKDSAGLTRGVARLTPVVERLMMLGKYDKVELQASALNAMFSAFIESPFDHEALGAMLDDGAMDKYQDMRSAFHEDRRIRLGGVRVNTLFPGESLKLQTAQRAASVFADFEAAVLRNIAAGTGLSYEQLSQDWSKTNYSSARAALLETWKTFVSRRAAFGRRFARQIYMAWLEEAIDKGASGAITFRLCWRQASSKGCCSRSGGHMCSSRIPSRA; encoded by the coding sequence ATGAAAACGCAGCTCGTCCAGGTTGATGGGGTGACGCCGTTGCGGCGCATCGAGGCCAGCACCTCCTATGGTGCGGCCTCGCGCAGCAGCCAGGAGCTGGCGGGTTGGAACCCGATGGCGGTCTCCGCCGACGCGGCTTTCCTGCCGGAGCGTGACATCATCGTCGCGCGTGTCCGGGATCTGGTTCGCAATGACGGCTGGGCTGCCGGCAGCGTTCGGCGCGAGCTGGACAATGTCGTCGGCGCCGAGCTGCGGTTGTCGGCAAAACCGGACTGGCGCGCTCTCGGCCTGACGGCCGAGTGGGCGTCTGAATTCGCAGGTCAGGTCGAGGCGCTGTGGCGGCTCTACACCGATGACCCGCGATTCATGTGCGACGCCACGCGGCATGACACGATGGGCGGGCTGTTCGGTCAGGCTTATCGCCACTATGTCGTCGACGGCGAGGCGCTCGCTGTTCTGCTCTGGCTTCCCAATCGCGGCGGCCGGTATGCGACGGCGGTGCAGATCATTGATCCGGATCGTTTGTCGAATCCGAGTGATCGGATGGACAGCGATCGCATGCGCAGCGGCGTCGAGATCGACCAGTACGGCGCGTCTGTGGCGTACCACATTCGCAAGCAGCATCCGTTCGATCTGCCGATGGCAGGCATCGGCACTTACGAGTGGGAGCGTGTTCCACGTGAAACCGAGCACGGTCGCCCGATCGTTATTCATTTCTACGACAAGGATTCGGCAGGCCTCACGCGCGGCGTTGCTCGTCTGACTCCTGTCGTCGAGCGCCTGATGATGCTCGGCAAGTACGACAAGGTCGAGCTGCAGGCGTCGGCTTTGAACGCGATGTTCTCGGCCTTCATCGAGAGCCCGTTCGATCATGAAGCGCTGGGTGCCATGCTCGATGATGGCGCGATGGACAAGTATCAGGACATGCGTTCTGCCTTCCATGAGGATCGGCGCATTCGCCTGGGCGGTGTTCGCGTCAACACGCTGTTTCCTGGTGAATCGTTGAAGCTCCAGACGGCGCAGCGTGCCGCCTCGGTCTTTGCGGATTTCGAGGCGGCGGTGCTGCGGAACATCGCGGCGGGCACCGGCCTTTCCTATGAGCAGCTCTCGCAGGACTGGTCGAAGACGAACTACAGCTCGGCGCGTGCCGCTCTGCTGGAAACTTGGAAAACCTTTGTCTCGCGGCGTGCCGCGTTCGGCCGTCGCTTCGCGCGCCAGATCTACATGGCCTGGCTCGAAGAGGCGATCGACAAGGGCGCATCGGGAGCGATCACCTTCCGGCTCTGCTGGCGCCAGGCTTCGAGCAAGGGATGCTGCTCGCGATCGGGCGGGCATATGTGCAGCAGCAGGATACCAAGCCGCGCATGA
- a CDS encoding SAM-dependent DNA methyltransferase, translating into MTSTSTFGLGAMMLGGKAEPAGRTGSERQAHDFYPTPEEATLALLDAEWPHLLAVARHGGIWEPACGDGRLARVLERKGFKVIGTDLIYRGYGDRRRRDFLAEREPLARAIITNPPFQSDIVVDFIQQALTLCPGYVAMLLKATFFHAAERQDLFRRYPPAMIYPLAWRLDFLGLGAPALECAWYVWRRRGPRLADRLPTYRPLMRPGKRKTA; encoded by the coding sequence ATGACGAGCACGTCAACCTTTGGCCTGGGTGCGATGATGCTGGGCGGTAAGGCCGAGCCAGCGGGCCGGACGGGCAGCGAACGGCAGGCGCATGATTTCTATCCGACGCCGGAAGAGGCGACGCTCGCCTTGCTCGATGCCGAATGGCCGCATTTGCTGGCCGTCGCGAGGCACGGCGGCATCTGGGAGCCGGCTTGTGGCGACGGCCGATTGGCGCGTGTGCTGGAACGCAAGGGCTTCAAGGTTATCGGTACCGATCTCATCTATCGGGGCTACGGTGATCGGCGGCGACGTGACTTCCTCGCCGAGCGCGAACCGCTTGCGCGGGCGATCATCACGAATCCGCCCTTTCAGAGCGACATCGTGGTTGATTTCATCCAGCAGGCGCTGACGCTTTGCCCTGGCTATGTCGCCATGCTTCTCAAGGCCACCTTCTTCCACGCGGCCGAGCGCCAGGATCTGTTTCGGCGATATCCTCCCGCCATGATCTACCCGCTGGCGTGGCGGCTGGATTTCCTGGGGCTCGGTGCGCCGGCCCTTGAATGTGCGTGGTACGTCTGGCGGCGGCGCGGGCCGAGGCTCGCGGATCGCCTGCCCACCTATCGACCGCTGATGCGCCCTGGCAAGAGGAAAACGGCATGA
- a CDS encoding DUF2312 domain-containing protein, producing the protein MADAVGNNSAEHLKSFIERIERLEEEKANIGQDVKEVYAEAKGTGFDTKIIRKLIALRKMEPNDRQEQDELLDIYMRAVGMIS; encoded by the coding sequence ATGGCTGACGCTGTCGGCAACAACAGCGCCGAGCACCTCAAATCCTTCATCGAACGCATCGAGCGGCTCGAAGAGGAGAAGGCGAACATCGGCCAGGACGTCAAGGAAGTCTATGCCGAGGCAAAGGGTACCGGCTTCGATACCAAGATCATCCGCAAGCTGATCGCCCTCAGAAAAATGGAGCCGAACGATCGGCAGGAACAAGACGAGCTGCTCGATATCTACATGCGGGCAGTTGGGATGATTTCATGA
- a CDS encoding helix-turn-helix transcriptional regulator — MMAAMHIDLSISRIRAYRRQQGWSVLRLANTAGLRESTIRQLEDPNWSPTASTLRKLEAIVPADFQPPVPVNENGTTKSAPEPVEATGGSESPESQHRMAQ; from the coding sequence ATGATGGCCGCCATGCATATTGACCTCTCCATATCGCGCATTCGCGCGTATCGCCGCCAACAGGGTTGGAGCGTTCTGCGGCTCGCCAATACGGCGGGCCTTCGGGAAAGCACGATTCGCCAGCTCGAAGATCCGAACTGGTCTCCGACGGCGTCGACCCTTCGCAAGCTCGAAGCCATCGTGCCGGCGGATTTTCAACCGCCGGTGCCGGTTAACGAGAACGGCACAACCAAATCTGCTCCCGAGCCTGTCGAGGCGACAGGGGGAAGTGAATCTCCAGAATCCCAACATCGGATGGCCCAATGA
- a CDS encoding ParB N-terminal domain-containing protein: MSKKTKKKLALADLLTAHLEKTGLSQRAFAEAHNLPKTTVQQIAAGTVQTVSVDNARILAPILERSIAELIGLDESEIGSASAAAANGDPAVRLIPHGAIVQSPINPRKTFDEAGIDELAESIAENGVMQNLVVRVATPAPTPTSTARARRFTSLIAGERRYRAVAS; this comes from the coding sequence ATGTCGAAGAAGACGAAGAAGAAGCTCGCGCTCGCCGATCTTCTGACCGCCCATCTCGAGAAAACCGGCCTCAGCCAGCGGGCCTTTGCCGAGGCCCACAACCTCCCGAAGACGACGGTGCAGCAGATCGCCGCCGGCACCGTGCAGACCGTCTCGGTCGACAATGCCCGCATCTTGGCGCCGATCCTGGAGCGCTCGATCGCCGAGCTGATCGGCCTGGACGAGAGCGAGATCGGCAGCGCCAGCGCCGCCGCCGCGAACGGCGATCCCGCCGTCCGCCTCATCCCTCACGGTGCGATCGTCCAGTCGCCCATCAACCCGCGTAAGACCTTCGACGAGGCCGGCATTGATGAGCTGGCGGAAAGCATCGCCGAAAACGGCGTGATGCAGAATCTTGTGGTGCGTGTCGCCACCCCAGCGCCTACCCCAACATCGACCGCAAGGGCGCGCCGATTTACGAGCTTGATCGCTGGTGAGCGCCGGTACCGCGCCGTCGCCAGCTGA
- the dnaN gene encoding DNA polymerase III subunit beta: MSLKFTIERAALHGAMSALAKVVKASTTIPILSCVKLASENGRLTISATDMDIFMTLAVDVAGEDSGAACVSAADLARIAAVSPEGSQISFAAAENVANVKVGRARHRLETLPVEDFPALKAAKNECLFVIAANDIIRAFNACFACISTEETRYYLNGIYMHADIDKEKARLHFVATDGHRLTHLIQETDADTVDSWSKIAPGIILPRTAVAHLQRLLPADGAIEVTASASLITFAWADLTFTTKLIDGSFPDYRRVIPSRYEQKVDLPMAEARGLVSRIVGFTGRDEKRKDRSIRMSLEAGSLTVSTGPSAAEIAKDEIEIQGPAQPVQLGVNGAYFISALETADGDVATLSYSDSVSPYLMTYPADPGLTRVVMPLRI, translated from the coding sequence ATGAGCCTGAAATTCACCATTGAACGCGCCGCCCTGCATGGCGCCATGTCCGCCCTGGCGAAGGTCGTGAAAGCCTCGACCACGATCCCCATTCTGTCGTGCGTCAAGCTCGCCAGCGAGAACGGCCGATTGACCATTTCGGCAACCGATATGGACATCTTCATGACGCTCGCGGTCGACGTAGCGGGGGAAGATAGTGGTGCCGCTTGCGTCAGCGCCGCCGACCTCGCCCGCATCGCGGCCGTGAGCCCCGAGGGTAGCCAGATCTCCTTCGCCGCTGCTGAAAACGTCGCCAACGTCAAGGTTGGGCGGGCGCGCCACCGCCTGGAGACGCTGCCGGTGGAGGACTTTCCAGCCCTCAAGGCGGCAAAGAACGAATGTCTCTTTGTCATCGCGGCCAACGATATTATCCGCGCCTTCAACGCCTGCTTTGCCTGTATTTCGACCGAGGAAACCCGATATTACCTCAACGGCATCTACATGCATGCCGATATCGACAAGGAAAAGGCCCGGCTGCATTTCGTCGCCACGGACGGGCATCGCCTGACGCACCTTATCCAGGAGACCGATGCTGATACGGTCGATAGCTGGTCGAAGATCGCCCCCGGCATCATCCTCCCCCGAACGGCTGTCGCGCACCTCCAGCGCCTGTTGCCAGCCGATGGCGCGATCGAAGTCACTGCCTCGGCCAGCCTCATTACTTTCGCCTGGGCCGATCTCACCTTCACGACAAAGCTGATCGACGGCAGCTTTCCCGATTATCGCCGCGTCATCCCGTCTCGCTATGAGCAGAAGGTGGATCTGCCGATGGCCGAAGCGCGCGGCCTCGTTTCCCGTATCGTCGGCTTCACCGGGCGCGACGAGAAGCGCAAGGATCGCTCGATCCGCATGAGCCTGGAAGCCGGGAGCCTCACCGTCTCGACCGGCCCCAGCGCCGCCGAGATCGCGAAGGACGAAATCGAGATACAGGGACCAGCTCAACCCGTGCAGCTTGGCGTCAACGGCGCCTACTTCATCTCCGCCCTGGAGACCGCCGATGGCGACGTCGCGACGCTCTCCTATTCGGATTCAGTATCACCGTACCTGATGACCTATCCCGCTGACCCCGGCCTGACGCGCGTGGTCATGCCCCTTCGGATCTGA
- the ssb gene encoding single-stranded DNA-binding protein, which translates to MAGSVNKVILVGNLGRDPEIRSTQDGTKVATLSLATSESWKDKNTGDRKEKTEWHRIVIFNERLVEVAEKWLKKGSKAYIEGQLQTRKWTDQSGNERYVTEVVLQRFRGELTMLDRVERDPGPGSESDYGGSGSGASGRGELDDDIPF; encoded by the coding sequence ATGGCCGGCAGCGTTAACAAGGTCATCCTCGTCGGCAATCTCGGCCGCGACCCCGAGATCCGCTCGACGCAGGACGGCACAAAGGTCGCGACCCTTTCCCTCGCTACATCGGAAAGCTGGAAGGACAAGAATACCGGGGACCGCAAGGAAAAGACCGAATGGCACCGCATCGTCATCTTCAATGAGCGCCTCGTCGAGGTGGCTGAGAAGTGGCTGAAGAAGGGATCGAAAGCCTACATCGAGGGCCAGCTCCAGACCCGCAAATGGACCGATCAGTCCGGCAACGAGCGCTATGTGACCGAGGTCGTGCTGCAGCGCTTCCGTGGCGAGCTCACCATGCTCGATCGGGTCGAGCGCGACCCCGGCCCTGGCTCCGAAAGCGACTATGGCGGCAGCGGTAGCGGCGCAAGCGGTCGCGGCGAGCTCGACGACGACATCCCGTTCTAG
- a CDS encoding tyrosine-type recombinase/integrase codes for MRVRLKGIAKATARLADGSVRTYWYAWRGGPKLQGEPGSPQFMAAYNTAFAQRVAPAAGTMQVIIDEYQQSQDFLKLAARTRDDYIGKIKLIEKEYGDLPLAALAEKGTRGMFLGWRDKLAKSSHRQADYAWTVLARILSWALNREKIDANPCEKGGRLYSGSRAEFVWSTDDEEAFLKIAPAHLHLPFLLALWTGQRQGDLLRLPWSAYDGTHIRLRQSKRGRKVVIPVGAPLKVALDAAKAAKVGPIVLTSTDKRPWTEDGFRSSWRKACTKAGIEGLTFHDLRGTAVTRLGIAGATEIEIATITGLSLKSVRAILDEHYLNRDPALAESAMAKLEGHKAGTNLQNGLQNGPTGSK; via the coding sequence GTGCGAGTAAGGCTCAAGGGAATAGCTAAGGCAACAGCTCGGCTAGCGGACGGGTCAGTGCGGACCTATTGGTACGCCTGGCGCGGCGGGCCGAAGCTCCAAGGCGAACCCGGTTCGCCTCAATTCATGGCAGCTTACAATACCGCCTTCGCCCAGCGTGTGGCGCCAGCCGCTGGCACGATGCAGGTCATCATCGACGAGTATCAGCAGAGCCAGGATTTCCTGAAGCTGGCCGCGCGCACCCGCGACGACTACATCGGCAAGATCAAACTCATTGAAAAGGAATATGGGGATCTGCCGCTGGCGGCTCTGGCTGAGAAGGGCACGCGCGGCATGTTCCTCGGCTGGCGCGACAAGCTCGCGAAGTCATCGCACCGGCAAGCCGATTATGCCTGGACGGTGCTGGCCCGCATCCTCTCCTGGGCACTCAACCGCGAGAAGATCGACGCCAATCCCTGCGAGAAGGGCGGCCGGCTCTACAGCGGGAGCCGCGCGGAATTCGTCTGGTCGACAGATGATGAAGAGGCGTTCCTGAAGATCGCCCCGGCGCATCTCCATTTGCCGTTTTTGCTGGCACTCTGGACCGGCCAGCGGCAGGGCGATCTCCTGCGCCTGCCGTGGTCCGCCTATGACGGCACGCATATCCGGCTGCGGCAGAGCAAGCGCGGCAGGAAGGTCGTCATCCCCGTGGGTGCGCCCTTGAAGGTAGCCCTCGACGCGGCCAAGGCAGCGAAGGTCGGGCCGATTGTGCTCACCAGCACGGACAAGCGCCCGTGGACCGAAGACGGCTTCCGATCGAGCTGGCGCAAGGCATGCACGAAGGCCGGCATCGAGGGCCTTACCTTCCATGATCTGCGCGGCACGGCCGTCACCCGCCTGGGGATCGCCGGGGCCACCGAAATCGAGATCGCCACCATCACAGGCCTCAGCTTGAAATCGGTGCGCGCCATCCTCGACGAGCACTATCTCAACCGAGATCCGGCGCTCGCGGAAAGCGCGATGGCGAAGCTGGAGGGGCACAAGGCCGGAACAAATTTGCAAAACGGGCTGCAAAACGGCCCAACCGGGTCTAAGTGA
- a CDS encoding Ppx/GppA family phosphatase produces MAALDLGTNNCRLLIARQGAGGYQVIDAFSRIVRLGEGVSQSGRLSPEAMDRTVEALKICAAKMERRGVSLARAVATEACRRAENCSGFVDRVREEAGIALDIITSGEEADLAFKGCTPLLDRNVAQAIVFDIGGGSTELGWLRLKPGRPPHMVAWHSMPFGVVSLTEEFGAEAAEGDNPMAFYRRMVDKVAAELDPFRRAIGAGRLISEGGVQMLGTSGTVTTLAGIQLGLARYERSLVDGSFLRFGDVERISSDLARRDCRGRATLPCIGVERADLVLSGCAILSAICRIWPVGTLRVADRGVREGILMSLMTGTAPDNVYGDDAEMIEPNKPALSRTRDDPVPHPTADLIAAGDF; encoded by the coding sequence ATGGCCGCCCTGGATTTGGGCACCAATAACTGCCGGCTGCTGATTGCCCGGCAGGGTGCCGGCGGCTATCAGGTGATCGACGCGTTTTCGCGCATCGTCCGCCTGGGCGAAGGCGTCTCGCAGAGCGGTCGGTTGTCGCCGGAAGCGATGGACCGCACCGTCGAGGCGCTAAAGATCTGCGCTGCCAAAATGGAGCGCCGTGGCGTGAGCCTTGCGCGCGCTGTCGCGACCGAGGCATGCCGGCGGGCGGAGAATTGCAGCGGCTTCGTCGACCGCGTCCGTGAAGAAGCCGGCATCGCGCTCGACATCATCACCTCCGGCGAGGAAGCGGATTTGGCCTTCAAGGGCTGCACACCGCTCCTTGATCGCAATGTGGCGCAGGCGATCGTGTTCGATATCGGTGGCGGCTCCACGGAACTTGGCTGGCTGCGCCTAAAGCCCGGCCGGCCGCCGCATATGGTGGCCTGGCATTCGATGCCCTTCGGCGTGGTGAGCCTGACCGAAGAATTCGGCGCCGAGGCGGCCGAGGGCGACAATCCGATGGCCTTTTACCGCCGCATGGTCGACAAGGTCGCAGCCGAGCTCGATCCCTTCCGCCGCGCCATCGGCGCCGGAAGGTTGATCAGCGAAGGCGGTGTACAGATGCTGGGCACGTCCGGCACCGTGACGACGCTGGCTGGAATCCAATTGGGCCTTGCGCGCTATGAGCGCAGTCTTGTTGACGGGTCGTTCCTGCGCTTTGGAGATGTCGAGCGGATCAGCAGCGACCTGGCGCGCCGCGATTGCCGCGGCCGTGCAACCTTGCCCTGCATTGGCGTGGAACGTGCGGATTTGGTGCTTTCAGGCTGCGCTATCCTGTCGGCCATCTGCAGGATCTGGCCGGTCGGCACCTTGCGTGTCGCCGATCGTGGCGTGCGCGAAGGCATCCTGATGAGCCTGATGACCGGCACGGCGCCTGACAACGTCTATGGCGATGATGCCGAGATGATTGAACCGAACAAGCCGGCTCTGTCGCGCACGCGCGACGACCCGGTGCCGCATCCGACCGCGGATCTCATCGCGGCCGGCGATTTTTGA
- a CDS encoding RlmE family RNA methyltransferase: MRNNKGAGGQRGGGQRSGTRDEGSITGRGLKTRVKTAHKRTLSSTLWLDRQLNDPYVAEAKKRGYRSRAAFKILQLDEKYHFFKIGGRIVDLGAAPGGWTQVAVDRVHSADGRGKVIGIDLQFVEPIPGATIIQLDFMDASAPDKLKELLSGEADVVLSDMAASSTGHAQTDHLKIIDLAETALAFACEVLAPGGTFIAKVLQGGATNELLVPLKKHFASVRHVKPDASRKDSAEIYVVAQGFRK; this comes from the coding sequence ATGCGTAACAACAAGGGGGCCGGGGGCCAGCGCGGTGGCGGCCAGCGATCCGGCACACGCGATGAAGGCTCGATCACCGGCCGCGGCCTCAAGACCCGCGTGAAGACGGCCCATAAGCGCACCTTGTCGTCGACCCTGTGGCTCGACCGGCAATTGAACGACCCTTACGTCGCAGAGGCGAAGAAGCGCGGCTATCGCTCGCGCGCCGCCTTCAAGATCCTGCAACTCGACGAGAAGTACCATTTCTTCAAGATCGGCGGCCGCATTGTCGATCTGGGTGCCGCACCCGGCGGCTGGACCCAGGTCGCTGTCGACCGCGTTCATTCTGCTGACGGCCGCGGCAAGGTGATCGGCATCGATCTGCAGTTCGTCGAGCCCATTCCGGGTGCCACCATCATCCAGCTCGATTTCATGGATGCCTCGGCACCGGACAAGTTGAAGGAACTGCTTTCCGGCGAGGCCGATGTCGTGCTCTCCGACATGGCAGCCTCTTCGACCGGCCATGCGCAGACCGACCACCTCAAAATCATCGATCTGGCAGAGACTGCCCTGGCCTTTGCCTGCGAGGTGCTGGCGCCGGGCGGTACATTCATTGCCAAGGTGCTGCAGGGTGGGGCGACTAACGAGCTGCTGGTGCCGCTGAAGAAGCATTTCGCCAGCGTGCGCCATGTGAAGCCGGATGCCAGCCGCAAGGATTCCGCCGAAATCTACGTTGTGGCGCAGGGATTTCGCAAGTAA
- a CDS encoding nucleoside hydrolase: MTIPLLIDTDPGVDDAIAIWLALASPEIKIIGLTAVLGNGPVGACAENAIRILDVFGRNDVPVHVGASQPLARSYARKGWGVHGVYGLGGIGLAASSRGVDGDDAVGWMAGVLAKAAPHSITLAPLGPLTNIARLLQEHPAAKRGIKEMIIMGGATRPEGGNATPHAEYNFWLDPEAADIVCASGVPITLVTIETARPVSATPARIARIEAAGSKVAGHVANLLRAYVHESKADALFDPLVIVYLLCPDLFRASHARFQVETGDSPRLGALNWQAASDATPHRLLQAPDPDAIFDFLAARLRQPA, from the coding sequence ATGACCATTCCCCTCCTCATCGACACGGATCCCGGCGTCGACGATGCCATCGCGATCTGGCTGGCGCTCGCTTCGCCGGAGATCAAAATCATCGGGCTCACGGCCGTGCTGGGCAATGGTCCGGTCGGGGCTTGCGCCGAGAATGCAATCCGCATCCTCGATGTCTTCGGGCGCAACGATGTGCCCGTGCATGTTGGCGCCTCTCAGCCGCTGGCGCGCAGCTATGCCCGCAAGGGCTGGGGTGTGCATGGCGTGTATGGCCTGGGCGGCATTGGCCTTGCAGCATCCTCCCGCGGCGTTGACGGCGATGATGCAGTGGGCTGGATGGCCGGTGTCCTCGCAAAGGCAGCGCCCCACAGCATCACCCTCGCCCCCCTGGGTCCGCTCACCAACATCGCCCGATTGCTGCAGGAACATCCGGCCGCCAAACGGGGCATCAAGGAGATGATCATCATGGGCGGCGCCACCCGGCCCGAGGGCGGCAACGCGACACCCCATGCCGAGTACAATTTCTGGCTCGATCCGGAGGCGGCCGACATCGTCTGCGCCAGCGGTGTTCCGATCACCTTGGTGACCATCGAGACGGCCCGGCCGGTCAGTGCGACACCCGCGCGCATCGCCCGGATCGAGGCTGCCGGCAGCAAGGTCGCCGGTCATGTCGCCAACCTGCTGCGCGCCTATGTACACGAATCGAAAGCCGATGCGCTGTTCGACCCGCTGGTCATCGTGTATCTGCTGTGTCCGGATCTGTTCCGGGCTAGCCATGCCCGGTTCCAGGTGGAGACGGGCGATTCGCCGCGGCTTGGCGCCCTTAACTGGCAAGCAGCGTCGGACGCGACACCGCATCGGCTTTTGCAAGCCCCTGATCCGGATGCCATTTTCGATTTCCTGGCAGCACGTCTCCGACAGCCCGCCTAG
- the guaB gene encoding IMP dehydrogenase, whose product MQIRDAFTFDDVLLEPAHSLVLPAQANTGTRLTSRINLHIPLLSSAMDTVTEAKMAICMAQNGAMGVIHKNLDISRQAEEVRRVKRFESGMVVNPLTIHPDQTLADALNLMATHSISGIPVVERGEGGKLGGKLVGILTNRDVRFASKMDEPVANLMTKERLITVKPGVNRDEARKLLHQYRIEKLLVVDEFYRCIGLITVKDMEKAQAYPHASKDENGRLRVAAATGVGEDGLRRAEALLDAGVDVVVVDTAHGHSAGVLSAVTAVKRLSNMAQVIAGNVATAEGAQALIDAGADAIKIGIGPGSICTTRIVAGVGVPQLTAITDAAERAHKSGIPVIADGGIKYSGDVAKAIAAGADCCMVGSLLAGTDEAPGEVFLLNGRSYKSYRGMGSLGAMARGSADRYFQEEVSDNLKLVPEGIEGRVAYKGPAGTVIHQLVGGLKAAMGYTGNGTIADMQTKCRFVRITNAGLQESHVHDVQITREAPNYRQNM is encoded by the coding sequence ATGCAGATCCGCGACGCTTTTACCTTCGACGACGTTCTCCTCGAACCCGCGCACTCACTTGTGTTGCCGGCGCAGGCGAACACCGGCACACGGCTCACCAGCCGCATCAACCTTCACATTCCCCTGCTTTCTTCCGCCATGGACACGGTGACGGAAGCCAAGATGGCGATCTGCATGGCGCAGAACGGCGCCATGGGCGTCATCCACAAGAATCTCGATATCAGCCGTCAGGCCGAGGAAGTGCGCCGCGTGAAGCGCTTCGAATCCGGCATGGTGGTAAACCCGCTCACCATCCATCCCGACCAGACGTTGGCCGACGCGCTCAATCTGATGGCCACCCATTCGATCTCGGGCATCCCGGTGGTCGAACGCGGCGAAGGCGGCAAACTCGGCGGCAAGCTGGTCGGCATCCTGACCAACCGCGATGTGCGCTTTGCTTCCAAGATGGACGAGCCGGTCGCCAATCTGATGACCAAGGAACGCCTGATCACGGTGAAGCCTGGCGTCAACCGTGACGAAGCGCGAAAATTGCTGCACCAGTACCGCATCGAGAAGCTGCTGGTGGTCGATGAGTTCTATCGCTGCATCGGCCTCATCACCGTGAAGGACATGGAGAAGGCCCAGGCCTATCCCCATGCCAGCAAGGATGAGAACGGCCGCCTGCGCGTGGCGGCTGCGACCGGCGTCGGCGAAGATGGCCTGCGCCGTGCCGAAGCCCTGCTTGATGCGGGTGTCGATGTCGTCGTGGTCGATACCGCCCATGGCCATTCCGCCGGCGTGCTCTCCGCCGTCACCGCGGTGAAGCGCCTGTCCAACATGGCCCAGGTCATCGCCGGCAATGTCGCCACCGCCGAGGGTGCCCAGGCACTGATCGACGCTGGGGCCGACGCGATCAAGATCGGCATCGGGCCGGGTTCGATCTGCACCACCCGCATCGTCGCCGGCGTCGGCGTGCCCCAGCTCACCGCCATTACCGACGCCGCCGAGCGTGCGCATAAATCCGGCATTCCCGTGATCGCCGATGGCGGCATCAAGTATTCGGGCGACGTCGCCAAAGCCATCGCCGCCGGAGCCGATTGCTGCATGGTGGGCTCGCTCCTGGCCGGTACCGATGAGGCGCCTGGTGAAGTGTTCCTCCTCAACGGCCGTTCCTACAAATCCTATCGCGGCATGGGCTCGCTGGGCGCCATGGCGCGCGGCTCCGCCGACCGCTACTTCCAGGAAGAGGTCTCGGACAATCTGAAGCTGGTGCCCGAGGGCATCGAAGGCCGCGTCGCCTATAAAGGCCCCGCTGGCACCGTCATCCACCAGCTGGTCGGTGGGTTGAAGGCCGCGATGGGCTATACCGGCAACGGCACCATCGCCGACATGCAGACCAAATGCCGCTTCGTACGGATCACCAATGCCGGGCTCCAGGAGAGCCATGTGCATGATGTGCAGATCACCCGCGAAGCCCCGAACTATCGCCAGAATATGTAG